CCGTGACGTGGATCACGTCCAGGTGCATATCGGGGAAGGTTTCGCGCGGCAGGTTGATCAGGGCCAGGTAACCGCCGAAAAAGACGAACGCCAACACGATGTTCGAGAACACCCTGTTGCGCGCGAAGGCGGTGATAAGGCTCCTCATGAGGCGCGTTCCGTCTTGCCCGTGGACGCTTCAGGCGCCGGCGCCGCGATGTCGACGCGCATGCCCGGCAAGGGGTTGAGCAGGCGCGTCACGATTACGAGGTCCCCCGGCTGCAGCCCTTCCGAGACAAATGCCTCTTCGCCTTGACTGCGCAGCACCATCACCGCGCGCCGCTGCAGCAGGTCTCCTTCCGCGACATAGACCTCGCCCTCGAACGAGACCGCCCAGCGCGGCAGGCGATACACCTGCCGCATCGTCTTGCCGGGGATGGTCACCTGGCAGAACATGCCCTCAACCAGGGGGAGCCCATCGCCCTCGGCGGGATGCGTGGCGGAATCGATGCGCACCGCGACCGTCAGCGTGCGGGTCATAGGGTCGAATCGCTCGACGCGGTCCAATGCGCCGGTCCACACATGGTTGCCGGGGTCCTCGGTCCAGATGACCTGACAGGAAACCGGTTCGAGCGCGCCGAACCAGTTGGCAGGTTCCGCCACGTCCGCGGCGGCGTCCCGGAACAGAAGCCACGTGCGCGCGTCGCGGCTGTCAAGCGGCACGGAAATCTCCAGCACCGAATCATTCGCAAGGACCAGCGCCGGAACGCCGGGAGCCACATTCTGCCCCGCCTCAATCTGTACCTGCTTAATCCGCGCCGTGAACGGCGCGCGCACTTCCGTGCGGCCGAGGCTCAATTCGGCCAGTTCGAGCGCGGCCTTCGCCGCTTCAAGGCCGTGTTCCGCCTCGCGGATGCGCAGCGGGTACAGGGTGACCGCCTCGTCGACCTGCTCGAAAGCGTCCTGTGCCTTGCGATAATTGATCTCGGACAGATTGACCAACGACCCCGAGCCTACGTCTTCCTCTTCGTAGAGACGTCTGTCGCGCTCGAATTCCTCCAAGGCGATATCGCGCGTGCGCCGGTAGGTTTCGAGGCGGCCCGTGTCAATCTCGAATTGCTGGCGCAGCAAGGTGATCATGTTGTTCAGGCGGTCCACCTGCGCCTGGGCCTGCGCCCGGGCCGCCTGGTAGTCTCGCGAATCGATGCGGAACAACAGTTCGCCTTCCGGAATGACCTCGCCTACCTCCAGCCGCGGATACACTTCCAGGATCTCGCCCGCGACCTTGGACGTGATCGTGACTACATCCAGCGCGCGCACCTCCCCGTAACCCGTAATCTCGACCCGCACGTCTTCCGGCTCGACACGCGCTACTTCGACCCGCAACCGCGGCTCGACGATTTGAGCCACTTGGGGCGGCTCGCGCAGCGTATCAAGGAACAGCTTGATGCCCACTCCCGCAAGAATGAAGAAAGAACAAAGCACAACGCGCAGCACAAGCCTGTGAGGGCGCCTCGCCTTGCCGGTTGCCATGGTACGGTGTATTCTCCCCAGGGCGACGCAGCCCTGACTTTCTTAGCGCTCTGACCCACCACCGGTCGTGAGGGGCTTTAGTGTACCCGATGCCTTTTTCACACTTCACGCGAGCAACGACGCGCCTCACGCCCAGTGGTTCTACCAATATACCCGGAACTTGAACTAATCTCAAGGCAAGAATAAGATAATCGGGCAAATGGTTCAATAACTTGGAACGAGGCCGCTATGGTACGTGATGCTGGCGGCTCCGGCGCGCCCAACCCGACCGCGTCGAGGAGCCTTACAGCCTTGCTGGTCCGCGCCATACTCCATGGCGAGTATGCCGCGGGCGCGCGCATGCCGACGGAACGCGCATTGGCGGCGCGGCATGCCGTGTCGCGGCACGTGGTGCGCGAGGCGCTCAAGCGGCTCGAAGCGCTGGGCCTGGTGCGGATCCGGCAGGGGTCGGGCGTGTACGTGCAGGATGTGCTCCTGAACGGTGGCATGGAACTCCTGGAATACCTGCTGTTCAGTGACGGGGGATTGTTTGACCGGCGCGTGCTGGATGACCTGTTTATCTTCTGGACGCGATTTGTCCCCGATGTGTTGCGGCTTGCCGCGCGGCAGCGCACCCCGGAGCAACTGGCGCGCCTGCGCGACACGATAGCCCAACGCGCCGATGCGCTCACCGACATCACCCGCCTCACCCAGATTCACCTGCGCATGCTGCGCACCATCGCGGAAGCCGCGCACAACACTATTTACAACTTGATCTTCAACAATATGGGCCGCGCGATCACGCGCCTGCGCGCCGCCGTGCCGCTGGAACGTTTCGGCCCCGTCCTTACTCAGGAAGAACTGGCGCATGTCGTCGCGGCCATCGAGCAGCAGGACGAAGAACTGGTCTTCCTGCTGGCCCGGCGCCTCTCCGAGCGCACCAAGGCGCAGGTGGACGCCTTCATCGATACGCTGACCGGCGCGGCCACGCCGGCAGTCTGACCGCGCAGGTGCAGGAGGAATCGGAGAGATGCCTCTCACTTCGGGGGATTGAGCCAGTCCGTCTCGATCGGGATCAGGTTGGTCTGGCCGGGCTTGGTGTAGTATTCGGGGTCGCCGTCCTTTCCCGGGACCAGTTTCACGGTGTACTTGTCGGCGCCGCGGCTGTTCCAGAGGATTTCCTCGAAGTTGGGCAGCGCGGGGTCGGTCGCAGCGATGCGCCATGTGCCGTCTTCCTCGCGGAGCCAGGTGAAGATGACCTCCTCGTCGCGTGTGCGCGGGATGCGGCAGGTGCCGTCGTAGCCGGACCCGAATGGCATGTCGTCGCGGCGCAGGCCCCTGCACAGCGCGAACAAGCGCACGCGCACAACGCCGCGTGTCTCGAATTCGCTGAAATCCCAGCGGCGGATCTGGCGCAAGAAGACAAACGCGTTCATGCGGAATAACCACCATTTCCACGCGCGGGCTGCGTATTCTTTGTGATAGCCGTTCGCATCCTCGTAGCTTTCCGCATACAGTTCGGATAGCGCGCGCCAGTTGCCTTTGTCGTAATTTGTCTTGAATTGGTCGATTCGCGCGACGATTTCCATCGCGATTTGGCGGTGAGGGCCATCCGCGCCGTCAAAGGTCGGGTACCACACCTGCGACGCGGGCCGCGTGTCCTCTCCTGCGACGATGGGACGCGATTCGATCCCGTCATCAGCCGAGACGTGCAGAAACTCGACCACGCGGCTGACTGTTTCGCTGAATCGCAGGAAATCGAGGTAATTCACCGTGCCCTCAACGTGTTCCGTGGCGGATGTCCCGGCCAGAACGGTGTAAGCAACAGCCTGACCGCGTGGAGTGTCGTTCAAGACGAATTCCGTGTTCGTGGTCTCTCCGATACGCGTTACGGACGCTGGATCACCGCCGCGGCAAACGAAATAGCGTGTCGCGCCTGCGTCCGCGGGCCACGAGAGCCGCAACCCGGCATCCGTCCACGCGGCCGAGATGCCGCGAACGGGCTTGGGCAAATCCGCGGCCCACGTCTGGCGCTCGTAGAGGTTCTCGTGCGTCTGCATGACGTAGAAATGGCCGTTGACGCTCGCGGTCCAAGCCGTGCCGGGGCGCCCGGGTTCGGGATAGTAGCGATTCAACAGCGCCGTGTACTCTGCCTCGGAATCGCATTCGCCAGTCTGAATCACATGCTGGAAGCGGTCGAGCACGGCTTGCGGCGTGCGCGGGGGCAGCAGCGGGATGAAAAAATAGCGGCGCTTGTTCGGGATGAGTTCGTGTTCGAGAAAACGTTCCCAGACGCCGTAGGCCGCGCGCGCGAGGAAGCCCTCGTCGTGCGTGAAATCCACGTCGCGCAGATTCTCGTGGAACTCGTTGATATCCCGTGCGAACTTATACTGGTACGCGACCCTCATCTTCTCGAAGAGTTGCTCGCGCGTGGGGATGAGCCGCTCACGAATGACTTCGGAGAGCGTGGGCGCAATGACCTCGCGCCAGCAGCGCGCATTGTCGTAGTCGAAGAGGTCCCAGAACGGCTCGAACTGGTAGACCGTTGCGCCGAGCAGCGCGCCCTGCAGGATCATGGCGCGATAGAGTTGCGGCGGCATGATCCGCGTGTTGTCCGGCTGAAACTGGCCGAATACGCCGGGTTCGATCATGCGCCCGTTCTCGAACCACCACGATTGCGGCTCGACGCCCCACCGGTTCACGAACCCGGCCAACCACATGCCCATGACGGAGGTCTGGCGCGGCAGGTGCTGCGGGCCGATGTGCTCGTTCACGGCGGTCACGTATTCCGGGTGCGCGGCGACCTGGTCGAGCAGCGGCTGATTCAACACGTCCGCGCCGATATGCATCCACTTCAGACCCTGCAGCGAAATGCTCAGGTGTTTTCCGTGCTCCGCGGCAAGGGCGATGACGTCCATCGCGTAGCGCGCCTCGGGCGAAATGGCGTAGCGCGGCACGTTGAAGCTGCGGTAATGCTCGTAATTGATTTCCGTGATCGTGTAGCTGTGTATGCACGCGTATTCGCGCGTGAGCCGCTCGACGTATTCCGGTTCAAAGACATAGAGGTCATGCGGGTCCGCGAACTGGAAATTCGCAGGGATGCCGGCGGCCTGAAGCTCGTCAAACACGCGCCGGCAACGGTCATAGCGCGCCTGATGATCGCGCACGCGCACCTCGATTTGAAGCTGGCAGTAAGGCTTCAGTTCCTCCGGTACGGCTTCGTGGAACGCGCGCACGGCCTCGCGGCCATGCTTCGCCGCCTCGGTCAGCGGGTCGTTCCCGTCGCCGAAATCCTCATCCGAATCCCCGAACCGGTTGTTCGTCTGCAGGATGATGAGCGGCCTCTCGGGCGAAATCTCACCCCAAGTCGGCGGCGTGCGCGTCATGCGGTTTGTCCCTTCATTGCGGTCGTAATTCAACGGGCGAAGGGATTGCGGCAAGGAGATGGTCCTGTCCGAGGGAAGCGGAGACTCGCGTTGCAGCGGAGTCGCCCGGCCCTGTCGCAACACACGGCGGCGCGGCCACCGCGAAAGGCCTTGCCGCGTTTGCCTGGAGCCCCCGGTCCGTCATTTTGCCTGCGGTGTCCAGACGCGCACGTTGTCGAAGCGGCCGATGTCGTCGAAGGAGCCGAGCCCAATCGTGCCGGACGCAAAGGTCTTGTCTTCCGCGACCATGACGGGCTTGTCGCAGTTGTCGAAGTAGACTTCAATGCGGCCGTCGGCAACGGTGCGTTGGATGCGCACTTTGTGCCAGACGCCGGAGCCCCAGGCGGTGCCCTGCGTGCGCTCCTTGGCGATCGAGACGCGCGGCGCGCCGTTCACGAGGAAAATCGAGTTGGCGTGCTCGTCGGCGGCGGTGGCCAGATGGACGTAATAGAAGTGCGTGTCGTCCTGTTTCCCGAAGAAGAAACACAGGTCGCGGTGGCCGTATTCGCGGCCTGTCTGCTTCGCGTCGACTTCGAGCACGAAATCGCCCGCGTCGAGCCCCTTGACCCACGCGATAGTCTGTGGCGACCGCACGGCGGGCTCGTAGCTGCTGGGGCGGACGGCCGCAAGCACGGGGTTGCCCTCCTCCTCGACGACCTTCCACGCTTTCGGGTCTGTAGGCGCCCAGCGGTCCATGCCCTTGCTGAAATCATCTTCGAAGACGAGGGCGTATCCCTCGGGCGCGGTCTCCTGCGCTGATATCGTTCCGGCTATTCCCAAAGCCAAGGCGATCATCCCCATTGCGGCGGCGTATCTCACGGCAGTCTCCTCCGTTCTTCTGCGGACCGGCACGCCTCAGTCTAGCAACGCGGCGGCGCGCGCGACAAGAACGCGGCGGCGTCCGCAACTGTGCTAAGATCCGCGCCCGGAGACTGGCCGCATGAAATACCCCGTTCCAGGCGAAACCCTCGACCTCATCGTTGTCGGGTCGGGCCCTGCCGGACTGGTGACGCTGTACGAGGCGAAACGGCACGGCCTGCGTGCCGTGGCCATCGACAAAGGGCCCGTCTGCGCGGCGCTGCTGCAGCATCCGACCTATATGCGCTGGTTTTCCACCGTGGACAAGCTGGAACTGGCCGGTTTCCCGCTGCTTGCCGAAGACAAGAGCCCGACCCGCCGCGAATACCTGAAGTATTGCGTCGCGTTTGTGCGCTATTTCGGCCTGGAGGTGGTCGCCTACCAGAAAGTCGTAAACCTCGTCCCGCTGGACGGCTTGTTCCGCGTTGAGACTCAGGACATGCACGGCCGCCCCCATACTTGGCGCTCCCGGTACGCCGTTGTCGCCACGGGCTTCTACGACAACCCGCGGCCGCTCGGCGTTGCCGGCGAGGACCTTCCGAAGGTCAGTCACCGCTTTAGCGAGGCTCACTGCTACGCGGACCAGGATGTGCTGGTCGTGGGCGGGGGTTCGTCCGCCGCGGAGGCGGCGCTGGAACTCTGCCGCTACGGCGCACGGGTCACGGTGGCCATGCGCGGCGCGCGTTTCGAGACAAAATACTGGATCGAGCCGGACATCGAAAACCGGATCGCGGAGGGGGCCATTGCCTGCCACCGCAATACGGAAGTAACGGCCATCCGCGCCAGCGAGGTGGTCTTGCGCGACGCGGCGGGCCGTGAAATCGTCCTGCCCAATGATTTCGTGCTCGCCATGACCGGCTACGAGCCGGACACGAGCCTGCTCGAACGTGCCGGGGCCGTTGTAGACCCGGAGACGAAGAAGCCCGCGCTGACGCAGACGCTTGAATCCACCGTGCCCGGCCTGTACGTTGCCGGGACGCTCTGCGCGGGGTGCGAATCGAACGTCGTCTTCGTCGAGAACAGCCGGGAGCACGGGCGGCTGATCGTTGAAGGCGTCCTGCGTCGGTGCGGGCCTGGCGCGCTGTCCGCACCATGAGTCCGGGGACCTGAAACGGCATGCTGTGGCACGTCATAGAAGGCGAGGAAGGTTGCGAATTCGCCGTGCGCAACGGTTGTGTAGCGGTGGTCGTGGACGCATTGCGCGCGAGCGCGACCGCCACCATGATGGGCCATCACGATGTCCTCGAGATCATCTCCGTGCTCGAAGTCGAGGATGCACGCCGCGCGAAGGCCGCGGCCTACCCCGACGCGCTGCTTGCGGGCGAACGGCGCACCGTGCCGCCGGAAGGCTTTGATTTCGGCAACAGCCCGCTGCGCATCGAGAGGGTCCGCGAGCGCCGGGTTGTTTTCACGACAACGACCGGCACGGGCCGCCTGCTCGCCAGCTGGGGCTGCCCGGCGCTGTATATGGGCACGACGATCAACGCGACCGCCGTGGGCCGCGCCGCGGCGCGTCACGGCGCGGATATCGTGCTCATTCCCGCGGGCCGCATGGGCAACCCCTACTTTAACGCGCAGGAAGACCTGGCGGGCGCGGTGACGATTGCCATGAAACGCGGCGGCGGCGAGTTGGGCGAGGGCCGCGCCTTATGCCGGTATTGGAAGGAACGCATCCAAGACGAGGGCCTGCACTCGCTGTTCGAGGGCGCGGCCCACGCGGATCTGCTCCGCCGTTCGGGCCAGGCGGGCGACATCGAGTTCTGCGCGCGCGTGGACGTTACCGGCGCCGTCGTGCGGGGCGTCGCGCGCAACGAATGGGGCGTGGTCCTGCGGCCCGATAACCATTGCGCCACCGCATAGGGAGTGTACGCTTATGTTTCTCTTCGATATGCCGCTGGACCAGTTGAAGACCTGTCTCCTGCCGCAATCGCGCGAACCGGATTTCGACGCGTTCTGGGACCGGATGCGCGCGCGCGGCCAGGCGCAGCCGCTCAATCCCGGCGGCGAGGCAGTAGCGTATTCCGTGCCTGACGTGTACGTGGAGAAGATCTCCTTCGATGCGTTCGACGGCGGCCGCATTGTCGGCTGGCTGCTTACGCCGCGCGAACGGCGGCCCCGGCCGACGCTGCTCTTCTTCCACGGCTACAGCGGCAACAAGGTCAGAGCGGCGAACTATCTCCTGTGGGCACTGCAGGGGTTCACCTGCATCGCCATCGACGTCCGCGGCCAATCGGGCGAGAGCACCGACACGGCGTACTATCCCGAGGGCCGCACCAGCGGGTGGATGACCAGCGGCTTGCTCGATCCCGAGCGGCACTATTTTGCCCGGGCCTACATCGACGCGGTGCGCACGATCGATTTCGCATGCACGCGCGGCGAGGTGCAGCCTGGTTGCATAGGCGCGACCGGCTGCAGCCAGGGCGGCGGGCTCTCGCTCGCGGCGGCATGCCTCGACAGCCGGGTCAAGCTGTGCATGGCCGAAGTGCCTGCGTTCTGCCATTTCCGCAGGACCTTCGAGGTCACGAATGAATCGCCCTGGACCGAAATGATCCAGTATTTCAAGATCTATCCCGAGCGCATCGAGAGGGCGTTCCGGACATTGAGTTATGTCGAACTCAACAACATGACCGAACGGATTCAGTGTCCCACGCTCATTACCGTTGGACTCCAGGACATGATCTGCGTGCCCTCCAGCATTTTCAGCGCCTACAACCGAATCCGGGTCGCGGAGAAGCAACTCGATATCTTCCCCTTCAACGCGCACGAGGCCCAGCTCAACATTGAGACCATGATTGTGTGGGCGCGCGAGCGGCTGATGTAAGATAAGGGGCGCAAAGGAGCGAAACGGCCTTAAGGAGAGAATGCCCCGAGAGGATTTCGCTTGCTTTCTTGACGGGCACCGGCAGGAACGCCTCTTCTCACGGCCCCTTTGTTCCTTGAGGGGCGTTGTAAGCTTGCCCGCCCCTCCGGCCTTAGAACAGCCCGAACTTCGAGAGTGGCCAGAACCGCAGGAATGCCGTGCCGATGATCTGAGTCTCGTCGACGGGGCCGAAGCTCCTGCTGTCCTTGCTGAGGCTTCGGTGGTCACCCAGCACGTAGTATTCGCCCGCCTCGAGGGTCTCCTCATCCACGTCCGGGGATTCCCGTTCTTCGGGCACGAGATAATCCTGGTCTATGCGGCGAT
Above is a genomic segment from Candidatus Hydrogenedentota bacterium containing:
- a CDS encoding 2-phosphosulfolactate phosphatase; its protein translation is MLWHVIEGEEGCEFAVRNGCVAVVVDALRASATATMMGHHDVLEIISVLEVEDARRAKAAAYPDALLAGERRTVPPEGFDFGNSPLRIERVRERRVVFTTTTGTGRLLASWGCPALYMGTTINATAVGRAAARHGADIVLIPAGRMGNPYFNAQEDLAGAVTIAMKRGGGELGEGRALCRYWKERIQDEGLHSLFEGAAHADLLRRSGQAGDIEFCARVDVTGAVVRGVARNEWGVVLRPDNHCATA
- a CDS encoding NAD(P)-binding domain-containing protein; amino-acid sequence: MKYPVPGETLDLIVVGSGPAGLVTLYEAKRHGLRAVAIDKGPVCAALLQHPTYMRWFSTVDKLELAGFPLLAEDKSPTRREYLKYCVAFVRYFGLEVVAYQKVVNLVPLDGLFRVETQDMHGRPHTWRSRYAVVATGFYDNPRPLGVAGEDLPKVSHRFSEAHCYADQDVLVVGGGSSAAEAALELCRYGARVTVAMRGARFETKYWIEPDIENRIAEGAIACHRNTEVTAIRASEVVLRDAAGREIVLPNDFVLAMTGYEPDTSLLERAGAVVDPETKKPALTQTLESTVPGLYVAGTLCAGCESNVVFVENSREHGRLIVEGVLRRCGPGALSAP
- a CDS encoding acetylxylan esterase, coding for MFLFDMPLDQLKTCLLPQSREPDFDAFWDRMRARGQAQPLNPGGEAVAYSVPDVYVEKISFDAFDGGRIVGWLLTPRERRPRPTLLFFHGYSGNKVRAANYLLWALQGFTCIAIDVRGQSGESTDTAYYPEGRTSGWMTSGLLDPERHYFARAYIDAVRTIDFACTRGEVQPGCIGATGCSQGGGLSLAAACLDSRVKLCMAEVPAFCHFRRTFEVTNESPWTEMIQYFKIYPERIERAFRTLSYVELNNMTERIQCPTLITVGLQDMICVPSSIFSAYNRIRVAEKQLDIFPFNAHEAQLNIETMIVWARERLM
- a CDS encoding FadR family transcriptional regulator, with the translated sequence MVRDAGGSGAPNPTASRSLTALLVRAILHGEYAAGARMPTERALAARHAVSRHVVREALKRLEALGLVRIRQGSGVYVQDVLLNGGMELLEYLLFSDGGLFDRRVLDDLFIFWTRFVPDVLRLAARQRTPEQLARLRDTIAQRADALTDITRLTQIHLRMLRTIAEAAHNTIYNLIFNNMGRAITRLRAAVPLERFGPVLTQEELAHVVAAIEQQDEELVFLLARRLSERTKAQVDAFIDTLTGAATPAV
- a CDS encoding biotin/lipoyl-binding protein, translating into MATGKARRPHRLVLRVVLCSFFILAGVGIKLFLDTLREPPQVAQIVEPRLRVEVARVEPEDVRVEITGYGEVRALDVVTITSKVAGEILEVYPRLEVGEVIPEGELLFRIDSRDYQAARAQAQAQVDRLNNMITLLRQQFEIDTGRLETYRRTRDIALEEFERDRRLYEEEDVGSGSLVNLSEINYRKAQDAFEQVDEAVTLYPLRIREAEHGLEAAKAALELAELSLGRTEVRAPFTARIKQVQIEAGQNVAPGVPALVLANDSVLEISVPLDSRDARTWLLFRDAAADVAEPANWFGALEPVSCQVIWTEDPGNHVWTGALDRVERFDPMTRTLTVAVRIDSATHPAEGDGLPLVEGMFCQVTIPGKTMRQVYRLPRWAVSFEGEVYVAEGDLLQRRAVMVLRSQGEEAFVSEGLQPGDLVIVTRLLNPLPGMRVDIAAPAPEASTGKTERAS